From the Selenomonas sp. oral taxon 920 genome, the window AGAACGGATACTTCGCCGTCAGGCGGTCTGCAATATTTTCGTCCACAGGGAGGAGCCGAATCGGATTCTGTGCGGCGATGTCCTGCACAGACGCCGTCGGATAGCCCGCGGTGAGAACGGCGACATCCACATTGCCGTCCTTCAGCGCGCTTGCCCCCTCAGCGAACGAGAGGAACTGTTCGTCGATATCGTCATAGGTAATACCATACGCCTCGAGAATCTGGCGTGCATTCGCCTCCACACCGGAGCCTACTGCGCCGACGGCAACACGCTTCCCCTTGAGCTCTGAGAGGCTCTTGATCCCAGAGGACTTCAGCGTCACGAACTGGCAGGTCTCGGGATAGAGCGAGGCGATGCCCTGCAGCCCGTCGATCTTCTTGTCCTTGAACATCTCCGTTCCGTTCGCGGCATAATACGCAATGTCGTTCTGCACCGTCGCGAGATCGATCTCGCCGTCGCCAAGCATATTGACATTGGCAACGGAGGCTCCCGTGCTCTGCGCGCTCGCACTCATGCCCGGAATCTCCTTGTTCAAGACTTCCGCAATAGCACCGCCGATTGGATAGTACGTCCCCGCCGTGCCGCCCGTACCGATGTTGAGGAACGTCTTCCCCTCCACGTCGGAGTTGCCGTTGCACCCTGTGAAGAGCAGCGCTGCGGCTGCAAGGACTGCGCCTGCCGCAAAAACTTTCTTTACGGTAGAAATCTTCATGATCCACTCCTCCTGCCGATACTTCCAACAGTTCTCGAAATCATCCCGCAATTCTGGGATTTGTCTATATTTTATCACAAAAAAGCCCATACGCGCAAGGTATGAGCTTTATGATTTTTATGTATAAAATTGTGCACCAAATCGGTCTAGTTCTTCACAATCTCCGTCGTCTCACCGTTCGCCTTTGCACGTGCGATGCACTCCTTCAGACGTGCGATGTTCTTGACATGGAGGTCAATGGCAAAGCGGATGCGCTTCTTCTCCTCCTCCGTAAACTCCGGCTTCTCGTAGGCGATGCGGATGCGCGCAAGGCGCTCCTCCACATCGCGCAGCTCGTCCTCCATCGGGCGCACGTGCATGAGTGCACAGCCATACACCGCGCGCATAGCGTCTTCGACGTACTGTGCGTATCCCGGCTCACCCGAGGCTTTCTCAAGCCACTGCGCAACGTGAAAAATCACATCGTAGGGCGACTCGCCGCCATGAATCATGGAGACGATCTCCATCTTCACCTGCTGCTCACGCCCGTGCGGCTGGCGGACGAGATCCTCCTCCGCCATCAAATGACCTTCTCGCCGTGAAAGCGCTCGCCGCCGATCTCGGGATAGACACCGTACTCCACTGCCCACTCACATTTGTACTTGAGCGCCTGCGCATGGATGGTCGCGACGCGGTCGATATTCTCACGCACGATCTTCGCGGGAACCCCTGCGACGAGGGAGTTCGGCGGGATGACGGCATTCTCCTTCACGACAGCACCCGCCGCGACAATGGAACCGCGCCCAATCTTTGCGCCCGTCAGGACAATCGCGCCCATGCCGATGAGGACGTGATCCTCGATCTCACAGCCGTGGATGCACGCGCTGTGGCCAACGGTCACGTAGTCCCCAATGATGCACGGGTTGTCGTCCGCGACGTGCAGACAGGTGAGATCCTGAATATTCGAGCAGTCACCGACGGAGATGTAGTTCACATCACCGCGCGCGACCACGCCCGGCCAGAGACTCGCATACTGTCCGATGCGTACATCGCCCGAGAGGAATACCTGCGGAGCGACGAACGCCTCCTCGTGAATCTGCGGCGTGATGCCGTGAAAACTGGGAAATCCGTCCCCTTTGAATGTAAACATATATAGATCCTTTCTAAAGGAATCAACCTCTTGCCTCAAAGGCTTCGCCGGACTGCGCCGTATGGTAATAGCGACGGGCGGCAGTGAGGATCTCGGCAGGGCTCGGCGTGAGTGCACGCGCGGGAGTGCCTTCCGCCTCCGTGCGCTGGATGCGGCGCACGCCGTGTTCCTCCTCCTCCGCCGCATCCAGCGCTGTGTTCGGGAGGTTCTTATACTCCTCGGAGTTCGCAAACTCCATCCACTCGCGCTGCAGCGCACGCAGGAGATAGACCTTCTCGTTGTCGAGCGGCGTGAGCTTTCCAGACTCCTGCGCCTGCCGCAGCATGTCGTCCATCTCCTCGCGCGAGAGTACACGGCGGTTGCCGTATTGATCGCGCGTCGAGGGACCGGGCTGGAAGCCCTCCTTCTCCGCATTTCCTTCCGCGTGCCCGCTATGTGCGGCGTCCATATGCTCCGCTGTATGCGCCCCGCCGCTCTGCGCGGGTACATCACCGGGCGATGCGCTCTGCATCTCGCCCGCCGCCGGTGCGGCATCGCCGCTGTCCGCCGCAGGAGCATCGAGTGCGTCCCCCATGCCGCCGCCTGCGGTCATAGCAGAGGAGGCTGCCCCCTCAGAGGAACCGCTGCCCATGCCGTGCAGCGAGGGAGTCTCACCGCCGCCCTTCTGCATCTCCGAGAGCACCGAGATGTTTGCCTGCGCGACTGCACGCTGCGCCTCCTCCTTCGTCTTGGCACGCTTCAGCG encodes:
- a CDS encoding TAXI family TRAP transporter solute-binding subunit, which produces MKISTVKKVFAAGAVLAAAALLFTGCNGNSDVEGKTFLNIGTGGTAGTYYPIGGAIAEVLNKEIPGMSASAQSTGASVANVNMLGDGEIDLATVQNDIAYYAANGTEMFKDKKIDGLQGIASLYPETCQFVTLKSSGIKSLSELKGKRVAVGAVGSGVEANARQILEAYGITYDDIDEQFLSFAEGASALKDGNVDVAVLTAGYPTASVQDIAAQNPIRLLPVDENIADRLTAKYPFYTKTVIPAGTYAGFDEAVPGVSVMAMLVAGPTVNADLGYSVTKAIFTNLDRLQAAHAVGKQISKETAKSGMSLPMNEGAEKYFSGK
- a CDS encoding gamma carbonic anhydrase family protein, which encodes MFTFKGDGFPSFHGITPQIHEEAFVAPQVFLSGDVRIGQYASLWPGVVARGDVNYISVGDCSNIQDLTCLHVADDNPCIIGDYVTVGHSACIHGCEIEDHVLIGMGAIVLTGAKIGRGSIVAAGAVVKENAVIPPNSLVAGVPAKIVRENIDRVATIHAQALKYKCEWAVEYGVYPEIGGERFHGEKVI